The Pseudarthrobacter sulfonivorans genome includes a window with the following:
- a CDS encoding peptidylprolyl isomerase: MTAIATAKATIHTSLGDIVVNLFGNHAPKTVKNFVGLATGEQAWTHPETGEDKTGTPLYDGTIFHRIIKDFMIQAGDPLGRGVGGPGYKFDDEIHPELSFNAPYKLAMANAGIQAGKGTNGSQFFITTIPTDWLQGKHSIFGEVADEDSKKIVDAIEGVRTGMGDRPVEDVTINSIDIEQL, translated from the coding sequence ATGACTGCAATCGCAACTGCAAAAGCAACCATCCACACGAGCCTCGGCGACATCGTCGTTAATCTCTTCGGCAACCATGCACCGAAGACGGTCAAGAACTTCGTTGGCCTGGCCACCGGGGAGCAGGCCTGGACCCACCCCGAGACCGGTGAGGACAAGACTGGCACGCCGCTGTATGACGGCACCATCTTCCACCGGATCATCAAGGACTTCATGATCCAGGCCGGCGATCCGCTGGGCCGCGGCGTGGGCGGACCCGGCTACAAGTTCGACGACGAGATCCACCCCGAACTCAGCTTCAACGCCCCGTACAAGCTGGCCATGGCCAACGCCGGCATCCAGGCGGGCAAGGGCACCAACGGTTCGCAGTTCTTCATCACCACCATCCCCACCGACTGGCTGCAGGGCAAGCACAGCATCTTCGGCGAGGTTGCTGACGAGGACTCCAAGAAGATCGTCGACGCCATCGAGGGCGTCCGCACCGGAATGGGCGACCGCCCGGTTGAGGACGTCACCATCAACAGCATCGACATCGAGCAGCTCTAA
- a CDS encoding glycosyltransferase — protein MSADKSSGDALNDAAQLPRVSIVIPAYNEESVIRQCLIAAVYQSVPAHEIIVVDNLSTDRTAAIVAQMQLEYPESPIILLSQDRDQGLIPTRNFGLNHATGDVLGRIDADSVVEPDWVEQVQKAFFDPSVQAATGPVVYYDMPMRRFGLKADDKMRQLMLKLAKHQYHFLFGSNMALRATAWETIRDETCRDEKDEMHEDIDLSLHLADHELKVQYWPQMVSGMSARRLEDSPRDYRYYVTRFDRTYKAHNVKKMALKAPMVVFFSVYFPAKLLRAIHTVNTAQPVRRGGQ, from the coding sequence ATGTCAGCCGATAAATCCTCTGGGGATGCCCTGAACGACGCAGCACAGCTGCCGCGCGTGTCCATTGTCATCCCGGCTTACAACGAGGAAAGTGTCATCCGGCAGTGTCTCATCGCTGCGGTGTACCAGTCGGTACCGGCCCACGAAATCATCGTGGTGGACAACCTCTCCACTGACCGCACCGCCGCCATCGTGGCGCAGATGCAGCTGGAGTATCCGGAAAGTCCCATCATCCTGCTCAGCCAGGATCGGGACCAGGGCCTGATTCCCACCCGAAATTTTGGCCTCAACCATGCCACCGGCGACGTCCTGGGTCGCATTGACGCCGATTCGGTTGTCGAGCCGGACTGGGTGGAGCAGGTCCAGAAGGCCTTTTTTGATCCGTCAGTCCAGGCAGCCACCGGACCGGTGGTCTACTACGACATGCCGATGCGGCGCTTCGGGCTCAAGGCAGACGACAAGATGCGTCAGCTGATGCTCAAGCTCGCCAAGCACCAGTACCACTTCCTGTTCGGCTCCAACATGGCCCTGCGGGCTACGGCATGGGAAACCATCCGGGACGAAACCTGCCGGGACGAGAAGGACGAGATGCACGAGGACATCGACCTCTCCCTGCACCTCGCGGACCACGAACTCAAGGTCCAGTACTGGCCCCAGATGGTATCCGGGATGTCCGCCCGCCGGCTCGAGGATTCACCGCGGGACTACCGGTATTACGTGACCCGCTTCGACCGCACGTACAAGGCGCACAACGTCAAGAAAATGGCCCTCAAGGCACCCATGGTGGTGTTCTTCTCGGTCTACTTCCCGGCGAAGCTCCTGCGGGCCATCCACACGGTCAACACCGCCCAGCCTGTCCGCCGCGGCGGGCAATAA
- a CDS encoding DMT family transporter — protein sequence MNFLLAAVGVLGVASSGPLIAATLGATTVSALAIAFWRNAIGAAVMATPTVVREPRQFGRITGPEFRWSLLAAVALALHFACFITSLQLTSVAAATALVCLQSAWIAVFQLFRGTRHRWQVLAGLGIAFGGVVTITGFDMGSSPEALVGDLLAVAGGALAGLYTLAGGKARQTMTTGTYTTLCYGMCAAFVAVLALFSGQPLVGFDAIGWVGILAITVCAQLVGHTAFNHLLATMSPLLVSMIILLEIPGAAVLAAVFLHETLPAGTYGGLGLILVGLAVVVLGQRSGFRKRREGSAARGDEPPSDRLAELGTD from the coding sequence GTGAACTTTCTTCTTGCGGCCGTGGGCGTCCTGGGCGTGGCGTCGTCCGGGCCGTTGATCGCCGCAACCCTCGGTGCCACCACCGTCAGTGCCCTCGCCATCGCCTTCTGGCGCAACGCCATCGGGGCCGCCGTCATGGCCACTCCCACCGTGGTCCGCGAACCCCGGCAGTTCGGCCGGATCACCGGCCCCGAGTTCCGCTGGTCGCTGCTCGCCGCCGTCGCCCTGGCCCTGCACTTTGCCTGCTTCATCACGTCCCTCCAGCTGACGTCCGTGGCTGCCGCCACCGCCCTGGTCTGCCTGCAGTCGGCCTGGATCGCCGTCTTCCAGCTCTTCCGGGGCACCAGGCACCGCTGGCAGGTGCTGGCAGGGCTGGGGATCGCTTTTGGGGGCGTTGTCACCATCACTGGGTTCGACATGGGATCCTCGCCGGAGGCGCTCGTGGGCGACCTGCTGGCCGTTGCCGGCGGGGCTCTGGCCGGCCTCTACACTCTCGCCGGCGGCAAGGCCCGCCAGACCATGACCACGGGAACGTACACCACGCTCTGCTACGGGATGTGCGCGGCCTTTGTGGCGGTGCTGGCGCTCTTCAGCGGCCAGCCGCTGGTGGGGTTCGACGCCATTGGTTGGGTGGGGATCCTGGCCATCACCGTGTGTGCCCAACTGGTGGGCCACACAGCCTTCAATCACCTGCTGGCCACGATGAGCCCGCTGCTGGTCTCGATGATCATCCTGCTGGAGATCCCCGGCGCAGCCGTGCTGGCCGCGGTCTTCCTGCACGAGACCCTGCCCGCCGGCACCTACGGCGGGCTGGGGCTCATCCTCGTGGGCCTCGCCGTCGTGGTTCTGGGACAGCGGTCAGGCTTCAGGAAACGGCGTGAAGGTTCCGCCGCGCGTGGGGATGAACCGCCGTCGGACCGTCTGGCGGAACTCGGCACGGACTAA
- a CDS encoding DLW-39 family protein, with translation MKKLLVLAAAIAGVLLYRKAQESEARKTVWSQSTDKVE, from the coding sequence GTGAAGAAGTTGCTGGTACTTGCAGCTGCGATCGCAGGCGTCCTGCTCTACAGGAAAGCACAGGAATCCGAGGCCCGGAAAACAGTTTGGAGCCAGTCGACCGACAAGGTCGAATAG
- a CDS encoding DUF3566 domain-containing protein has product MSNPDSYPKPSSNVPGGTPPPAAAPRVNAPVRPQQRPPAPTGAPGQRPAVPGQRPAQDRVPAGQAGQRAGEGRLPAAQSSQRPVQGRSPQAQPGLVKPAPKAKVRRARLLVSKVDPWSVLKMAFLLSVALGIVTVVAAIVLWTVLDLTGIFDQVDSLLGTLAGSEGGGFELKKVASLGQVASFATIIAVVNVVLLTALSMLSAVLYNISATLVGGIGVTLTDD; this is encoded by the coding sequence GTGAGTAATCCCGACTCATATCCCAAGCCGAGCAGCAATGTCCCCGGCGGAACGCCGCCGCCCGCGGCCGCACCCCGGGTGAACGCTCCCGTCCGTCCGCAGCAGCGCCCACCGGCCCCTACGGGCGCGCCGGGGCAGCGGCCGGCCGTTCCCGGCCAGCGCCCTGCGCAGGATCGGGTTCCGGCAGGCCAGGCCGGCCAGCGTGCCGGGGAGGGCAGGCTTCCGGCAGCCCAGTCCAGCCAGCGCCCAGTGCAGGGCCGGTCTCCGCAGGCCCAGCCCGGCCTGGTCAAGCCCGCGCCCAAGGCCAAGGTCAGGCGTGCACGGCTGCTGGTCAGCAAGGTGGATCCCTGGTCGGTCCTGAAGATGGCATTCCTCCTGTCGGTGGCGCTGGGAATCGTCACCGTCGTGGCCGCCATCGTCCTCTGGACTGTCCTGGACCTCACCGGAATCTTCGACCAGGTGGACAGCCTCCTGGGCACCCTGGCAGGCTCCGAAGGCGGCGGGTTCGAACTGAAGAAGGTCGCATCCCTGGGCCAGGTGGCTTCCTTTGCCACGATTATCGCCGTGGTGAACGTTGTCCTGCTGACGGCGCTGTCCATGCTGTCAGCGGTGCTTTACAACATCTCCGCAACGCTTGTTGGCGGCATCGGCGTCACCCTTACGGACGACTGA
- the gyrA gene encoding DNA gyrase subunit A codes for MSDETPENPAESADLPEAVLEGDVLVDRVEQVDLQTEMQRSYLDYAMAVIVGRALPDVRDGLKPVHRRVLYAMFDGGYRPERSFNKCARVVGEVMGQYHPHGDTAIYDALVRLIQDWTMRYPLALGQGNFGSPGNDGAAAPRYTETKMSQLAMEMVRDIDEETVDFQDNYDGKNQEPTILPARFPNLLVNGSSGIAVGMATNIPPHNLREVADGVQWYLANPTASREELLEELLLRIKGPDFPTGATILGHRGIEDAYRTGRGSVTMRAVVNVEELQGRTCLVVTELPYQANPDNLAIKIAELVKDGKISGIADLRDETSGRTGQRLVIVLKRDAVAKVVLNNLYKHTDLQSNFSANMLAIVDGVPRTLSLDAFIRHWVTHQLDVIARRTRYRLRKAEEEAHILRALLKALDALDEVIALIRASNTTEAARDGLMQLLEIDELQARAILDMQLRRLAALERQKIQDRHSELEALIAEYNSILASEERQREIISTELGEIVAKHGDDRRTKILMGFDGDMSMEDLIPEEEMVVTITRGGYVKRTRSDNYRSQQRGGKGIKGAQLRGDDVVEHFFVTTTHHWLLFFTNLGRVYRAKAYELVEAGRDAKGQHVANLMAFQPDEHIAQVLDITDYQQAPYLVLATKRGLVKKTRLEDYDTNRSAGVIAINLRDEDELVSAQLVSETDDLMLVSRMGQSIRFTATDDALRPMGRATSGVTGMKFREDDELLAADVVTDGSFVFVVTEGGYAKRTAVEEYRLQGRGGLGIKVGKYQEERGHLVGALIVQEEDEVLVVMEGGKVVRSSVAGVPAKGRDTMGVIFAKPDKNDRIIEVARNSERGLEGEESVDDDVTLAEEAGSPEGSAGSATTAETSPAVESEDASGDAEPNEDYTGGNE; via the coding sequence ATGAGTGACGAGACACCCGAGAACCCGGCGGAATCCGCCGATCTTCCGGAAGCCGTTCTTGAAGGCGACGTGCTGGTTGACCGTGTGGAGCAGGTGGACCTGCAGACGGAAATGCAGCGCTCGTACCTGGACTACGCCATGGCCGTTATTGTGGGCCGTGCCCTTCCCGACGTGCGCGATGGCCTCAAGCCAGTGCACCGCCGCGTGCTGTACGCGATGTTCGACGGCGGTTACCGGCCGGAACGGTCCTTCAACAAGTGTGCCCGTGTGGTGGGCGAGGTCATGGGCCAGTACCACCCCCACGGCGACACCGCGATCTACGATGCGCTGGTCCGCCTGATCCAGGATTGGACCATGCGCTATCCGCTGGCCCTGGGCCAGGGCAACTTCGGTTCGCCGGGCAATGACGGTGCCGCCGCCCCGCGGTACACCGAAACGAAAATGTCCCAGCTGGCCATGGAGATGGTCCGGGACATCGACGAGGAAACCGTCGACTTCCAGGACAACTACGACGGCAAGAACCAGGAACCTACCATCCTGCCGGCGCGTTTCCCCAACCTGCTGGTCAACGGTTCCTCCGGCATTGCCGTGGGCATGGCCACCAACATTCCGCCGCACAACCTCCGCGAAGTAGCTGACGGCGTCCAGTGGTACCTGGCCAATCCGACGGCCAGCCGCGAGGAACTGCTCGAAGAGCTGCTGCTCCGTATCAAGGGACCCGATTTCCCTACAGGGGCAACGATTCTTGGCCACAGGGGCATTGAGGACGCGTACCGGACGGGCCGCGGCTCCGTCACCATGCGCGCCGTGGTCAATGTCGAGGAACTCCAGGGCCGCACGTGCCTGGTTGTCACCGAACTGCCCTACCAGGCCAACCCGGACAACCTGGCCATCAAAATCGCCGAACTGGTCAAGGACGGGAAGATCTCCGGCATTGCGGACCTCCGCGACGAGACCTCCGGCCGCACCGGCCAGCGGCTGGTCATTGTGCTCAAGCGCGACGCCGTGGCCAAGGTGGTGCTGAACAACCTCTACAAGCACACCGACCTGCAGAGCAACTTCTCTGCCAACATGCTGGCCATCGTGGACGGGGTTCCGCGCACGCTGAGCCTGGACGCCTTCATCCGCCACTGGGTAACGCACCAGCTGGACGTCATTGCGCGACGTACCCGCTACCGTCTGCGCAAGGCCGAGGAAGAGGCGCACATCCTGCGTGCCCTCCTGAAGGCACTGGACGCGCTGGACGAAGTCATTGCGCTCATCCGTGCGTCCAACACCACCGAAGCCGCACGCGACGGCCTGATGCAGCTGCTGGAGATCGACGAACTGCAGGCCCGGGCCATCCTGGACATGCAGCTGCGCCGCCTGGCAGCCCTGGAACGCCAGAAGATCCAGGACCGCCATTCCGAACTCGAGGCCCTGATCGCCGAGTACAACTCGATCCTTGCCTCTGAGGAACGCCAGCGCGAAATCATCAGCACCGAGCTGGGCGAGATTGTGGCCAAGCATGGGGATGACCGCCGCACCAAGATCCTGATGGGCTTCGACGGCGACATGTCCATGGAGGACCTGATCCCCGAAGAGGAAATGGTTGTCACCATTACCCGCGGCGGCTACGTCAAGCGCACGCGCAGCGACAACTACCGGTCGCAGCAGCGCGGCGGCAAGGGCATCAAGGGCGCCCAGCTCCGCGGCGACGACGTGGTGGAGCACTTCTTCGTGACCACCACCCACCACTGGCTGCTTTTCTTCACCAACCTCGGCCGGGTCTACCGGGCGAAGGCGTACGAACTGGTGGAGGCCGGCCGTGATGCCAAGGGCCAGCACGTTGCCAACCTGATGGCCTTCCAGCCGGACGAGCACATCGCCCAGGTCCTGGACATCACGGACTACCAGCAGGCCCCTTACCTGGTGCTGGCCACCAAGCGGGGCCTGGTCAAGAAGACCCGGCTGGAGGACTACGACACCAACCGTTCCGCCGGCGTCATCGCGATCAACCTGCGTGACGAGGACGAGCTGGTTTCCGCCCAGCTGGTCTCCGAAACGGATGACCTCATGCTGGTGTCCCGCATGGGCCAGTCCATCCGCTTCACCGCCACCGACGATGCCCTGCGTCCCATGGGCCGGGCCACGTCAGGTGTTACGGGCATGAAGTTCCGCGAGGACGATGAACTGCTGGCGGCGGACGTCGTTACGGACGGTTCGTTTGTCTTTGTGGTCACCGAGGGCGGGTACGCCAAGCGCACCGCGGTGGAGGAATACCGCCTGCAGGGCCGCGGCGGCCTGGGCATCAAGGTGGGCAAGTACCAGGAAGAACGGGGCCACCTCGTGGGCGCCCTGATTGTCCAGGAAGAGGACGAGGTCCTGGTGGTCATGGAAGGCGGCAAGGTTGTCCGTTCATCCGTGGCCGGCGTACCGGCCAAGGGCCGCGACACCATGGGTGTTATCTTCGCGAAGCCGGACAAGAACGACCGCATCATTGAAGTGGCAAGGAACAGCGAACGCGGCCTCGAGGGCGAAGAATCCGTGGACGATGACGTAACGTTGGCTGAAGAGGCCGGGTCCCCCGAGGGATCCGCAGGGTCAGCAACAACGGCAGAAACATCACCGGCTGTTGAGTCAGAGGACGCCTCCGGCGACGCTGAGCCGAACGAAGACTACACCGGAGGTAACGAGTGA
- the gyrB gene encoding DNA topoisomerase (ATP-hydrolyzing) subunit B: MANDNTDTQAVERAAEDVPTPDTPAEAVTPREYGASDITVLEGLEAVRKRPGMYIGSTGLRGLHHLVYEVVDNSVDEALAGYCTHIEIVLQADGGVKVVDDGRGIPVDMHPTEHKPTVEVVMTILHAGGKFGGGGYAVSGGLHGVGISVVNALSSRVDTEVRRQGNVWRMSFADGGKPQGGLVQGEESATTGTTQTFYPDAGIFESTEFDFETLRARFQQMAFLNKGLRITLTDERTAASNADANDDLDLDVVVTEGEVTAEHRTVVYQYDDGLLDYVKHLNSGKKVDVVHEDVISFETEDTERHIALEMAMQWTNAYSESVHTYANTINTHEGGTHEEGFRAAMTSLINRYAREKSIIKEKDDNLTGDDIREGLTAVISVKLAEPQFEGQTKTKLGNSEVKGFVQRVVTDGLGDWLERNPGPARDVIRKAISAAQARMAARKARDNARRKSPLESFGMPGKLSDCSSKDPARCEVYIVEGDSAGGSAKRGRNPETQAILPLRGKILNVERARLDKALGNTEVQSMITAFGTGIGEDFDLSKLRYHKIVLMADADVDGQHITTLLMTLLFRYMRPLIENGYVYLAQPPLYRIKWSNAPHDYVFSDKQRDAKLLSGQAAGRRIPKDNGIQRYKGLGEMDYTELWDTTMDPDHRTLLQVTMDDALAADQTFSTLMGEDVESRRNFIQQNAKDVRFLDI, encoded by the coding sequence GTGGCTAACGACAATACAGATACCCAGGCAGTGGAACGCGCAGCGGAGGACGTACCTACCCCCGATACGCCGGCGGAGGCCGTGACACCCCGGGAATACGGCGCAAGCGACATCACCGTACTTGAGGGCCTCGAAGCCGTCCGGAAGCGCCCGGGCATGTATATCGGCTCCACTGGCCTGCGCGGCCTGCACCACCTGGTCTATGAAGTGGTGGACAACTCTGTTGACGAGGCGCTGGCCGGGTACTGCACACACATCGAAATAGTCCTGCAGGCCGACGGCGGCGTCAAGGTTGTTGATGATGGCCGCGGAATCCCCGTGGACATGCATCCCACCGAGCACAAGCCCACTGTTGAAGTTGTTATGACCATCCTGCACGCCGGCGGCAAGTTCGGCGGCGGCGGTTACGCCGTCTCGGGCGGCCTCCACGGCGTGGGTATCTCCGTGGTAAACGCGCTGTCTAGCAGGGTGGACACTGAAGTCCGGCGGCAGGGCAATGTCTGGCGGATGTCCTTCGCCGACGGCGGCAAGCCCCAGGGCGGGCTGGTCCAGGGTGAAGAGAGCGCTACCACCGGCACCACCCAGACCTTCTACCCTGACGCTGGCATCTTCGAATCCACGGAATTTGATTTCGAGACGCTCCGCGCCCGCTTCCAGCAGATGGCCTTCCTGAACAAGGGCCTGCGGATCACCCTCACGGACGAGCGCACCGCAGCGTCGAACGCGGACGCCAATGATGACCTTGACCTTGACGTGGTGGTCACCGAAGGTGAAGTCACCGCTGAGCACCGCACTGTGGTGTACCAGTACGACGACGGCCTGCTGGACTATGTGAAGCACCTGAACTCGGGCAAGAAGGTTGATGTTGTCCACGAGGACGTCATTTCCTTCGAAACCGAGGACACGGAACGGCACATCGCGCTGGAGATGGCGATGCAGTGGACCAATGCGTATTCCGAGAGCGTCCACACCTACGCCAACACCATCAACACCCACGAGGGCGGCACCCACGAAGAGGGTTTCCGTGCCGCGATGACCTCCCTCATCAACCGCTACGCGCGGGAGAAGAGCATCATCAAGGAAAAGGACGACAACCTCACCGGTGACGATATCCGTGAAGGCCTCACGGCGGTCATCTCCGTGAAGCTGGCCGAGCCGCAGTTTGAGGGCCAGACCAAGACCAAGCTCGGCAACTCCGAGGTCAAGGGCTTCGTCCAGCGCGTTGTCACCGACGGGCTGGGCGACTGGCTGGAACGCAACCCCGGCCCCGCCCGCGATGTCATCCGCAAGGCTATTTCCGCGGCCCAGGCCCGGATGGCCGCCCGGAAGGCCCGTGACAATGCGCGCCGCAAGAGCCCGCTGGAATCCTTCGGGATGCCCGGCAAGCTGTCCGACTGTTCCTCGAAGGATCCCGCCCGCTGCGAGGTGTACATCGTGGAGGGCGACTCCGCCGGCGGTTCCGCCAAGCGCGGCCGCAACCCTGAAACCCAGGCCATCCTGCCGCTGCGCGGCAAGATCCTGAACGTGGAACGGGCCCGGTTGGACAAGGCCCTGGGCAACACCGAGGTCCAGTCCATGATCACCGCGTTCGGCACCGGCATCGGCGAGGACTTCGACCTCAGCAAGCTCCGGTACCACAAGATCGTGCTGATGGCCGACGCTGACGTTGACGGCCAGCACATCACCACGCTGCTCATGACGCTGCTGTTCCGCTACATGCGCCCGCTGATCGAAAACGGCTACGTGTACCTGGCGCAACCCCCGCTGTACCGGATCAAGTGGTCCAACGCGCCGCACGACTACGTCTTCAGCGACAAGCAGCGCGATGCCAAGCTCCTGTCCGGGCAGGCCGCCGGCCGCCGTATCCCGAAGGACAACGGCATCCAGCGCTACAAGGGCCTGGGCGAGATGGACTACACCGAGCTGTGGGACACCACCATGGACCCGGACCACCGGACCCTCCTGCAGGTCACCATGGACGATGCCCTGGCAGCGGACCAGACCTTCTCCACACTGATGGGCGAAGACGTGGAGTCCCGCCGAAACTTCATCCAGCAGAACGCCAAGGACGTCAGGTTTTTGGATATCTGA
- a CDS encoding DUF721 domain-containing protein translates to MNKDEKGGLQPGRDPDNIDAPQAALNRMREAAAARGEIRRKAPPKAGAAKTKGGIRDTRGFSQFHSTGRDPLGLGKVVGRLVAERGWSSPVAVGSVMAEWATLVGPEISAHCIPESFTDTTLHVRCDSTAWSTQLRLLSNSLLEKFRTELGDGVVTSIQVLGPSAPSWRKGGRTVNGRGPRDTYG, encoded by the coding sequence ATGAATAAGGATGAAAAGGGCGGGCTGCAGCCCGGCCGGGATCCTGACAACATCGACGCGCCGCAGGCTGCGCTGAACCGCATGCGTGAGGCCGCGGCCGCACGCGGCGAAATCCGCCGGAAGGCACCCCCCAAGGCCGGCGCCGCCAAGACAAAGGGTGGGATCCGGGATACCCGGGGTTTCAGCCAGTTCCATTCCACCGGCCGTGATCCGCTGGGGCTCGGCAAAGTGGTGGGACGCCTTGTGGCCGAACGTGGCTGGAGCTCTCCGGTAGCGGTGGGCTCGGTCATGGCAGAGTGGGCCACGCTGGTGGGCCCGGAGATTTCAGCGCACTGCATCCCGGAGAGCTTCACCGATACCACCCTTCATGTGCGCTGCGACTCGACGGCTTGGTCCACGCAGTTGCGCCTGCTGAGCAACAGCCTGCTGGAGAAGTTCCGCACGGAACTGGGCGATGGCGTGGTCACCAGCATCCAGGTGCTCGGACCGTCAGCACCCAGCTGGCGCAAGGGCGGACGTACCGTCAACGGCCGCGGGCCGCGCGATACCTACGGCTAG
- the recF gene encoding DNA replication/repair protein RecF (All proteins in this family for which functions are known are DNA-binding proteins that assist the filamentation of RecA onto DNA for the initiation of recombination or recombinational repair.): protein MYLEHLSLTDFRSYAQVDLPLEPGVTVLVGANGIGKTNLMEAIGYLATLSSHRVSSDAPLLRFGTDRALVRARLVRGGQTTVLELEINASRANRGRINRSNPVRARDLLGICQTVLFAPEDLALVKGDPSNRRRFLDELLVSLMPRHSATRTDYDRVLKQRNALLKSARAGKFTAGHEATLDVWDQHMARAGAELLHARLELVELISPHLAKAYAQLTDGSKDANAVYRSTLQNLMDDDGGAAPGAGGGSLTDGSGAAEDLRDLTVEDLTGRYVQAFAASRRKELERGISLVGPHRDELELILGEAPAKGYASHGETWSMCLSLRLASYYVMLDDARTGGSAPILILDDVFAELDVGRRRKLAAIVSGAEQVLVTAAVDADIPEELSGRRVKVIPGGIDE from the coding sequence GTGTACCTAGAACACCTTTCGCTCACTGATTTCCGCAGCTACGCCCAGGTTGACCTTCCCCTCGAACCGGGGGTCACTGTGCTCGTCGGGGCAAACGGCATCGGCAAAACCAACCTCATGGAGGCCATCGGGTACCTGGCCACCCTCAGCTCGCACCGGGTCAGCTCCGACGCCCCGCTGCTGCGGTTCGGCACGGACCGCGCGCTGGTCCGGGCCCGCCTGGTCCGCGGCGGGCAGACCACGGTCCTGGAACTTGAGATCAACGCCAGCCGCGCCAACCGGGGGCGGATCAATCGCAGCAATCCCGTCCGCGCCAGGGATCTCCTGGGAATCTGCCAGACGGTGCTTTTCGCCCCCGAGGACCTGGCGCTCGTCAAGGGAGATCCGTCCAATCGCCGCCGGTTCCTCGACGAGCTGCTTGTCAGCCTGATGCCCCGGCATTCGGCGACGCGCACGGACTATGACCGTGTCCTGAAGCAGCGCAACGCCCTGCTCAAATCCGCCCGGGCCGGAAAATTCACTGCCGGGCACGAGGCCACCCTCGATGTCTGGGACCAGCACATGGCCCGGGCGGGCGCCGAGCTGCTGCACGCGCGGCTGGAACTGGTGGAACTGATAAGCCCGCACCTGGCCAAGGCGTATGCCCAGCTCACGGATGGGTCCAAGGACGCCAACGCCGTCTACCGGTCCACCCTCCAAAACCTGATGGACGACGACGGCGGCGCGGCACCGGGTGCCGGTGGCGGTTCGTTGACGGATGGGTCCGGCGCTGCCGAAGATCTGCGGGACCTCACCGTTGAGGACCTCACCGGCCGCTATGTCCAGGCCTTTGCGGCCTCCCGCCGCAAGGAACTTGAGCGCGGAATTTCCCTGGTGGGGCCGCACCGGGATGAGCTCGAACTGATCCTCGGCGAAGCGCCCGCCAAGGGGTACGCCTCGCACGGCGAAACCTGGTCGATGTGCCTCTCCCTCCGGCTTGCCTCCTATTACGTCATGCTCGATGATGCGAGGACCGGCGGGTCCGCCCCGATCCTCATCCTCGACGACGTTTTCGCCGAGCTGGATGTGGGGCGCCGGCGTAAACTGGCGGCAATAGTCTCCGGCGCGGAACAGGTCCTGGTGACCGCCGCCGTCGACGCCGATATCCCGGAGGAGCTCTCCGGCCGGCGGGTGAAGGTCATCCCGGGAGGAATCGATGAATAA
- the gnd gene encoding phosphogluconate dehydrogenase (NAD(+)-dependent, decarboxylating), producing MHIGLIGLGKMGFNMRERLRKGGIEVTGFDRNPEVTDVASVDELIAAVPAPRLIWVMVPSGDITDAVVTELRDKLDAGDLVIDGGNSRFTDDQKHGVALAEKGIRFADCGVSGGVWGLQNGYGLMAGGDAADIERALPVFDVLRPEGKRADSFVHVGGIGAGHYAKMVHNGIEYGLMQAYAEGYELLAAKDIVDDLPGTFRAWQKGTVVRSWLLDLMVKALDEDPGLESIDDYVEDSGEGRWTVEEAIANAVPAPAITAALFARFSSREENSPAMKMVSALRHQFGGHATRPAK from the coding sequence GTGCATATTGGACTGATCGGCCTTGGCAAGATGGGTTTCAACATGCGCGAACGCCTGCGCAAGGGCGGCATTGAGGTCACCGGCTTTGACCGCAACCCCGAGGTCACCGATGTTGCCTCCGTGGATGAGCTCATTGCGGCGGTTCCGGCCCCGCGGCTGATCTGGGTCATGGTCCCGTCAGGCGACATCACCGATGCCGTCGTCACCGAACTCCGGGACAAGCTCGACGCCGGCGACCTGGTGATCGACGGCGGCAACTCCCGCTTCACCGACGACCAAAAACATGGTGTCGCTCTGGCTGAGAAGGGGATCCGTTTCGCCGACTGCGGTGTTTCCGGCGGAGTGTGGGGCCTCCAGAACGGGTACGGGCTCATGGCTGGTGGCGACGCCGCCGATATTGAGCGGGCACTGCCGGTTTTTGATGTGCTCCGTCCCGAAGGCAAGCGGGCGGACAGCTTTGTCCACGTCGGCGGAATCGGTGCGGGCCACTACGCCAAGATGGTCCACAACGGCATCGAATACGGCCTGATGCAGGCTTACGCCGAAGGCTACGAACTGCTAGCTGCCAAGGACATTGTTGACGACCTGCCCGGTACGTTCCGCGCTTGGCAAAAGGGCACCGTAGTCCGCTCCTGGCTCCTGGACCTCATGGTCAAGGCGCTGGACGAGGACCCGGGACTGGAATCCATCGATGACTATGTCGAAGACTCGGGCGAAGGCCGCTGGACCGTTGAGGAAGCCATAGCCAACGCTGTCCCGGCACCGGCCATCACGGCTGCACTCTTCGCGCGCTTCTCCTCCCGCGAGGAAAACTCGCCCGCCATGAAGATGGTTTCAGCGCTGCGCCACCAGTTCGGCGGGCATGCCACCCGTCCCGCCAAGTAA